From Danio aesculapii chromosome 18, fDanAes4.1, whole genome shotgun sequence, a single genomic window includes:
- the lgals4 gene encoding uncharacterized protein lgals4 isoform X2, whose amino-acid sequence MSFKLKSGCRSSCHTTSGFSIPYVSRIHGGLKAGKDVFIQGAVPAGSDGFVVNLKCGESDGDDIAFQMKPQFTSNSTAVNSRNNGSWGKEEKLDFPLKPGGSFDLIIAVNSEGYQVFLSGQEVGRFQHRISLERVNTLAVAGGVSLTNVAFTEGWSGSSSIRGGRGMHHSHHGVFRGHSSMREGTWSFTETKHHPSTTHLTTELSLSNPVQNPKLPYVGPISGGLREGMALYVKGVVPKNADRFALNFKTGTSDNDDVAFQFNPRMEQNVTMNSFQNGAWGTEESVSDNPFTKGQDFEMLTAITSAGYQVYVNGKELYTFKHHIPLERVTVLNVGGDVALNLFGFIQNLSTSAFPTRDTKTFTSFGSSHAKWSSTHFEISQPVQHPNLPRVVQIPGGLKEGMILYMKGAVPTNADRFELNFKTGQSGDDDTAFHFNPRMDKNVAMNSVINGKSGTEEIISDNPFKKGEPFEMLTMIKPEGYQVHVNGKEQCIFRHRTPLERVSALNISGNVAVKNLEISQPIQNPNIPYVGQVPGGLKEGMALYMQGVVPDNADQFEINFKTGQSGSDDIAFHFNPRMGQKVFMNSFRKGAWGTEESVSDNPFTKGQRFKMLTAITSAGYQVYVNDKELCTFKHRLPLERVSTLNISGNVAINSLGSIQNWSTSSPVTQTKSTIPSLGSSHEKWSTTHLEISQPVQNPNLPRVVQIPGGLKEGMILYMKGAVPNNADRFEINFKTGQSGDDDTAFHFNPRMDKNVAMNSVINGKSGTEEIISDNPFKKGEPFEMLTVIKPEGYQVCMNGKEQCIFKHRTPLERVSALNISGDVAVKNLEISQPIQNPSIPYVGQVPGGLKEGMALYMQGVVPDNADQFEINFKTGQSGSDDIAFHFNPRMGQKVFMNSFRKGAWETEESVSDNPFTKGQHFKMLTAITSAGYQVYVNDKELCTFKHRLPLERLSTLNISGNVAINSLGSIQNWSTSSPVTQAKSTIPSLGSSHEKWSTTHLEISQPVQNPNIPRVVQIPGGLKEGMILYMKGDVPTNADRFELNFKTGQSGDDDTAFHFNPRMDKNVAMNSVINGKSGTEEIISDNPFKKGEPFEMLTIIKPEGYQVHVNGKEQCIFKHRTPLERVSALNISGDVTVKNLEISQPIQNPSIPYVGQVPGGLKEGMALYMQGVVPDNADQFEINFKTGQSGSDDIAFHFNPRMGQKVFMNSFRKGAWETEESVSDNPFTKGQRFKMLTAITSAGYQVYVNDKELCTFKHRLPLERVSTLNISGNVAINSLGSIQNWSTSSPVTQAKSTIPSLGSSHEKRSSTHLEISQPVQHANLPCVVQIPGGLKEGMILYMKGAVPNNADRFEINFKTGQSGDDDTAFHFNPRMDKNVAMNSVINGKSGTEEIISDNPFKKGEPFEMLTMIKPEGYQVHVNGKEQCIFRHRTPLERVSALNISGDVAVNNLEISQPIQNPNIPYVGQVPGGLKEGMALYMQGIVPDNADQFEINFKTGQSGSDDIAFHFNPQMGQKVVMNSFRNGAWGTEESVSDNPFTKGQHFKMLTAITSAGYQVYVNDKELCTFKHRLPLEQLSTLNISGNVAINSLGSIQNWSTSSPVTQAKSTIPSLGSSHGNWSTTHLEISQPVQHPNIPRVVQIPGGLKEGMILYMKGDVPTNADRFELNFKTGQSGDDDTAFHFNPRMDKNVAMNSVINGKSGTEEIISDNPFKKGEPFEMLTIIKPEGYQVHVNGKEQCIFKHRTPLERVSALNISGDVAVNNLEISQPIQNPKIPYVGQVPGGLKEGMALYMQGVVPDNADQFEINFKTGQSGSDDIAFHFNPQMGQKVFMNSFRNGAWETEESVSDNPFTKGQRFKMLTAITSAGYQVYVNDKELCTFKHRLPLERLSTLNISGNVAINSLGSIQNWSTSSPVTQAKSTIPSLGSSHGEQSTTHLEISQPVQHPNLPYVGPISGGLREGIALYLQGVVPPEADKFEINFKTGQSGSDDIAFHFNPRIGQIVALNSFRNGRWETQESISNNPFKKGEAFEMFTVIKSEGYQVYVNGKEHCTFKHRIPLEKVSTLSIVGGVSVNLLGFIQNWTKSSFCTKVKSTITCTDSSHKEQSSVHSEISQAVQNPSLPYVGPISGGLREGMALYLQGAVPHNADKFEINFKTGQSGSDDIAFHFNPQMDHKVAMNSFRNGAWETEESISDNPFKKGQDFEMLMVLQPEGYQVYVNGKVLYTFKHRIQLEKVSTLNIFGGVAVNLFGFIQNWSKSSFASQVKSTFTSLGSSHMEQSTTHSEILQAVQNPNLPYVGPISGGLREGMALYFQGVVPPEADKFEINFKTGSDDIAFHFNPQMGQNLAMNSFRKGRWETQESVSNNPFKKGDAFEMFMVIKSEGYQVYVNENDLYTFKHRIPLEKVSTLNIVGAVSMSIFGLIQNWSKSSFTTKVKSTITSLGSSQWDLSTIQSKALQAVQNPNLPYLGQIPGGLREGMTLYVKGVVPRNGDRFSINFKTGSTDNDDIAFHFNPRMGSKLVMNSLKSGRWGAEEYVSENPCKKGDAFEFYIQIKAEGYQVQFRDHKQSMFKHRIPFERVTTINVLGNVSISFLGFVMGM is encoded by the exons ATGAGCTTCAAATTAAAGTCAGGCTGCAGATCGAGCTGCCACACCACCTCCGGCTTT AGCATCCCTTATGTGAGCCGAATTCATGGAGGACTGAAAGCTGGGAAAGACGTCTTCATCCAGGGAGCTGTTCCTGCTGGATCTGACGG CTTTGTGGTGAATCTGAAGTGTGGAGAGTCTGACGGGGATGACATCGCCTTCCAAATGAAGCCTCAGTTTACCAGTAACTCCACTGCGGTAAACAGCCGCAATAATGGATCATGGGGAAAAGAGGAGAAACTGGACTTTCCTTTAAAACCAGGGGGCAGCTTTGATCTGATCATTGCAGTGAATTCTGAAGGATATCAG GTGTTTTTGAGCGGACAAGAAGTCGGTCGGTTTCAGCATCGTATATCTCTGGAACGCGTCAACACTCTGGCTGTTGCAGGAGGGGTTTCTTTAACAAACGTGGCGTTCACCGAG GGCTGGTCTGGGTCTTCTAGCATTAGGGGTGGCAGGGGCATGCATCACTCACATCATGGGGTTTTTAGAGGACATTCATCTATGAGGGAGGGAACCTGGTCTTTCACTGAGACCAAACATCATCCGTCAACTACCCATCTGACAACTGAACTTTCGCTAAGCAACCCAGTCCAAAATCCT AAACTCCCTTATGTGGGCCCCATTTCAGGAGGACTGAGAGAAGGCATGGCCTTGTATGTCAAAGGAGTTGTTCCTAAAAACGCTGACCG GTTTGCACTAAATTTCAAGACTGGGACTTCTGACAATGATGACGTTGCTTTCCAATTCAACCCTCGAATGGAGCAGAATGTGACCATGAACAGTTTCCAGAACGGAGCATGGGGAACTGAGGAAAGTGTCTCAGACAATCCCTTTACAAAGGGACAAGATTTTGAGATGTTGACTGCCATCACATCTGCAGGATATCAG GTCTATGTGAACGGCAAGGAACTGTACACATTCAAGCACCATATACCACTGGAAAGAGTGACAGTGTTAAATGTTGGTGGAGATGTAGCCCTGAACCTTTTTGGCTTCATTCAA AACTTGAGCACTTCTGCATTTCCTACCAGAGACACAAAAACATTCACCAGCTTCGGCAGCTCACATGCGAAATGGTCCAGCACACACTTTGAGATCTCGCAACCAGTCCAACACCCT AACCTTCCTCGTGTGGTCCAGATTCCCGGAGGACTGAAAGAAGGCATGATCTTGTACATGAAAGGAGCTGTTCCTACTAATGCTGACAG atttgaattgaatttcaaGACTGGGCAGTCAGGGGATGATGACACTGCTTTCCATTTCAACCCTCGGATGGATAAGAACGTGGCCATGAACAGCGTAATTAATGGAAAATCTGGAACAGAAGAAATTATCTCTGACAACCCTTTTAAAAAAGGAGAACCATTTGAGATGTTAACTATGATCAAACCTGAAGGGTATCAG GTGCACGTGAATGGCAAAGAACAGTGCATATTCAGACACCGTACACCTCTCGAAAGAGTGTCAGCATTAAATATCAGTGGAAATGTTGCTGTAAAAAACTTGGAGATCTCGCAGCCAATCCAAAACCCA AATATTCCTTATGTGGGCCAAGTTCCTGGAGGACTGAAAGAAGGCATGGCCTTGTACATGCAGGGTGTTGTTCCTGATAATGCTGACCA ATTCGAGATCAATTTCAAGACTGGGCAGTCTGGCAGTGATGACATTGCTTTCCACTTCAACCCCCGAATGGGCCAGAAGGTATTCATGAACAGCTTCAGGAAGGGAGCATGGGGAACTGAGGAAAGTGTCTCAGACAACCCCTTTACAAAGGGACAACGCTTTAAGATGTTGACTGCCATCACGTCTGCAGGATATCAG GTGTACGTGAATGACAAAGAACTGTGCACATTCAAGCACCGTCTACCACTGGAAAGAGTGTCAACATTAAATATCAGTGGAAATGTTGCCATCAACTCTCTTGGCTCCATACAA AACTGGAGCACATCCTCACCTGTTACTCAAACCAAGTCTACAATCCCCAGCCTGGGCAGTTCACATGAGAAATGGTCCACCACACACTTAGAGATTTCGCAACCAGTCCAAAACCCT AACCTTCCTCGCGTGGTCCAGATTCCCGGAGGACTGAAAGAAGGCATGATCTTGTACATGAAAGGAGCTGTTCCTAATAATGCTGACAG ATTTGAAATCAATTTCAAGACTGGGCAGTCAGGGGATGATGACACTGCTTTCCATTTCAACCCTCGGATGGATAAGAACGTGGCCATGAACAGCGTAATTAATGGAAAATCTGGAACAGAAGAAATTATCTCTGACAACCCTTTTAAAAAAGGAGAACCATTTGAGATGTTAACTGTCATCAAACCTGAAGGATATCAG GTGTGCATGAATGGCAAAGAACAGTGCATATTCAAGCACCGTACACCTCTTGAAAGAGTGTCAGCATTAAATATCAGTGGAGATGTTGCTGTAAAAAACTTGGAGATCTCACAGCCAATCCAAAACCCA AGTATTCCTTATGTGGGCCAAGTTCCTGGAGGACTGAAAGAAGGCATGGCCTTGTACATGCAGGGTGTTGTTCCTGATAATGCTGACCA ATTTGAGATCAATTTCAAGACTGGGCAGTCTGGCAGTGATGACATTGCTTTCCACTTCAACCCCCGAATGGGCCAGAAGGTATTCATGAACAGCTTCAGGAAGGGAGCATGGGAAACTGAGGAAAGTGTCTCAGACAATCCCTTTACAAAGGGACAACACTTTAAGATGTTGACTGCCATCACGTCTGCAGGATATCAG GTGTACGTGAATGACAAAGAACTGTGCACATTCAAGCACCGTCTACCACTGGAAAGATTGTCAACATTAAATATCAGTGGAAATGTTGCCATCAACTCTCTTGGCTCCATACAA AACTGGAGCACATCCTCACCTGTTACTCAAGCCAAGTCAACAATCCCCAGCCTGGGCAGTTCACATGAGAAATGGTCCACGACACACTTGGAGATTTCGCAACCAGTCCAAAACCCT AACATTCCTCGTGTGGTCCAGATTCCCGGAGGACTGAAAGAAGGCATGATCTTGTACATGAAGGGAGATGTTCCTACTAATGCTGACAG atttgaattgaatttcaaGACTGGGCAGTCAGGTGATGATGACACTGCTTTCCATTTCAACCCTCGGATGGATAAGAACGTGGCCATGAACAGCGTAATTAATGGAAAATCTGGAACAGAAGAAATTATCTCTGACAACCCTTTTAAAAAAGGAGAACCATTTGAGATGTTAACTATCATCAAGCCTGAAGGGTATCAG GTGCACGTGAATGGCAAAGAACAGTGCATATTCAAGCACCGTACACCTCTTGAAAGAGTGTCAGCATTAAATATCAGTGGAGATGTTACTGTAAAAAACTTGGAGATCTCACAGCCAATCCAAAACCCA AGTATTCCTTATGTGGGCCAAGTTCCTGGAGGACTGAAAGAAGGCATGGCCTTGTACATGCAGGGTGTTGTTCCTGATAATGCTGACCA ATTTGAGATCAATTTCAAGACTGGGCAGTCTGGCAGTGATGACATTGCTTTCCACTTCAACCCCCGAATGGGCCAGAAGGTATTCATGAACAGCTTCAGGAAGGGAGCATGGGAAACTGAGGAAAGTGTCTCAGACAACCCCTTTACAAAGGGACAACGCTTTAAGATGTTGACTGCCATCACGTCTGCAGGATATCAg GTGTACGTGAATGACAAAGAACTGTGCACATTCAAGCACCGTCTACCACTAGAAAGAGTGTCAACATTAAATATCAGTGGAAATGTTGCCATCAACTCTCTTGGCTCCATACAA AACTGGAGCACATCCTCACCTGTTACTCAAGCCAAGTCAACAATACCCAGCCTGGGCAGCTCACATGAGAAACGGTCCAGCACACACTTGGAGATCTCGCAACCAGTCCAGCATGCT AACCTTCCTTGTGTGGTCCAGATTCCTGGAGGACTGAAAGAAGGCATGATCTTGTACATGAAAGGAGCTGTTCCTAATAATGCTGACAG ATTTGAAATCAATTTCAAGACTGGGCAGTCAGGGGATGATGACACTGCTTTCCATTTCAACCCTCGGATGGATAAGAACGTGGCCATGAACAGCGTAATTAATGGAAAATCTGGAACAGAAGAAATTATCTCTGACAACCCTTTTAAAAAAGGAGAACCATTTGAGATGTTAACTATGATCAAACCTGAAGGGTATCAG GTGCACGTGAATGGCAAAGAACAGTGCATATTCAGACACCGTACACCTCTTGAAAGAGTGTCAGCATTAAATATCAGTGGAGATGTTGCTGTAAACAACTTGGAGATCTCGCAGCCAATCCAAAACCCA AATATTCCTTATGTGGGCCAAGTTCCTGGAGGACTGAAAGAAGGCATGGCCCTGTACATGCAGGGTATTGTTCCTGACAATGCTGACCA ATTTGAGATCAATTTCAAGACTGGGCAGTCTGGCAGTGATGACATTGCTTTCCACTTCAACCCCCAAATGGGCCAGAAGGTGGTCATGAACAGCTTCAGGAACGGAGCATGGGGAACTGAGGAAAGTGTCTCAGACAACCCCTTTACAAAGGGACAACACTTTAAGATGTTGACTGCCATCACATCAGCAGGATATCAG GTGTACGTGAATGACAAAGAACTGTGCACATTCAAGCACCGTCTACCACTGGAACAATTGTCAACATTAAATATCAGTGGAAATGTTGCCATCAACTCTCTTGGCTCCATACAA AACTGGAGCACATCCTCACCTGTTACTCAAGCCAAGTCAACAATCCCCAGCCTGGGCAGCTCACATGGGAACTGGTCCACCACACACTTGGAGATCTCGCAACCAGTCCAACACCCT AACATTCCTCGTGTGGTCCAGATTCCCGGAGGACTGAAAGAAGGCATGATCTTGTACATGAAGGGAGATGTTCCTACTAATGCTGACAG atttgaattgaatttcaaGACTGGGCAGTCAGGTGATGATGACACTGCTTTCCATTTCAACCCTCGGATGGATAAGAACGTGGCCATGAACAGCGTAATTAATGGAAAATCTGGAACAGAAGAAATTATCTCTGACAACCCTTTTAAAAAAGGAGAACCATTTGAGATGTTAACTATCATCAAGCCTGAAGGGTATCAG GTGCACGTGAATGGCAAAGAACAGTGCATATTCAAGCACCGTACACCTCTTGAAAGAGTGTCAGCATTAAATATCAGTGGAGATGTTGCTGTAAACAACTTGGAGATCTCGCAGCCAATCCAAAACCCA AAAATTCCTTATGTGGGCCAAGTTCCTGGAGGACTGAAAGAAGGCATGGCCTTGTACATGCAGGGTGTTGTTCCTGATAATGCTGACCA ATTTGAGATCAATTTCAAGACTGGGCAGTCTGGCAGTGATGACATTGCTTTCCACTTCAACCCCCAAATGGGCCAGAAGGTATTCATGAACAGTTTCAGGAACGGAGCATGGGAAACTGAGGAAAGTGTCTCAGACAACCCCTTTACAAAGGGACAACGCTTTAAGATGTTGACTGCCATCACATCTGCAGGATATCAG GTGTACGTGAATGACAAAGAACTGTGCACATTCAAGCACCGTCTACCACTGGAAAGATTGTCAACATTAAATATCAGTGGAAATGTTGCCATCAACTCTCTTGGCTCCATACAA AACTGGAGCACATCCTCACCTGTTACTCAAGCCAAATCAACAATCCCCAGCCTGGGCAGCTCACATGGGGAGCAGTCTACCACACACTTGGAGATCTCACAACCAGTCCAACACCCT AACCTTCCTTATGTGGGCCCCATTTCAGGAGGACTGAGAGAGGGCATAGCCTTGTACTTGCAGGGTGTTGTTCCTCCTGAAGCTGACAA ATTTGAGATAAATTTTAAGACTGGGCAGTCTGGCAGTGATGACATTGCTTTCCACTTTAACCCCCGAATCGGCCAGATTGTGGCTTTGAACAGCTTCAGGAATGGAAGATGGGAAACTCAGGAAAGCATCTCCAACAACCCCTTTAAAAAGGGGGAAGCTTTTGAGATGTTCACTGTCATTAAATCTGAAGGATATCAG GTGTATGTGAATGGCAAGGAACATTGCACATTCAAGCACCGTATACCACTGGAAAAAGTATCCACATTAAGTATTGTTGGAGGAGTTTCAGTTAACCTTTTGGGCTTCATTCAA AACTGGACCAAATCCTCATTTTGTACTAAAGTGAAGTCAACAATCACCTGTACGGACAGCTCACACAAGGAACAGTCCAGCGTACACTCAGAGATCTCGCAAGCAGTCCAAAACCCT AGTCTTCCTTATGTGGGCCCCATTTCAGGAGGGCTGAGAGAAGGCATGGCCTTGTACTTGCAGGGTGCTGTTCCTCATAATGCTGACAA GTTTGAAATTAATTTCAAGACTGGGCAGTCTGGCAGTGATGACATTGCTTTCCACTTCAACCCCCAAATGGACCACAAGGTGGCCATGAATAGCTTCAGGAACGGAGCATGGGAAACTGAAGAAAGCATCTCAGACAATCCCTTTAAAAAGGGACAAGATTTTGAGATGTTGATGGTCCTCCAGCCAGAAGGATATCAA GTATATGTAAATGGCAAGGTGCTGTACACATTCAAGCACCGTATACAACTAGAAAAAGTGTCCACCTTAAATATATTTGGAGGTGTTGCTGTGAACCTTTTTGGCTTCATTCAG AACTGGAGCAAATCCTCATTTGCTTCCCAAGTCAAGTCAACATTCACTAGTCTGGGCAGCTCACATATGGAGCAATCAACCACACACTCAGAGATCTTGCAAGCAGTCCAAAACCCT AACCTTCCTTATGTGGGCCCCATTTCAGGAGGACTGAGAGAAGGCATGGCTTTGTACTTCCAGGGTGTTGTTCCTCCTGAAGCTGACAA ATTTGAGATAAATTTCAAGACTGGCAGTGATGACATTGCTTTCCACTTTAACCCCCAAATGGGGCAGAATTTGGCCATGAACAGCTTCAGGAAGGGAAGATGGGAAACTCAAGAAAGCGTCTCCAACAACCCCTTTAAAAAGGGGGACGCTTTTGAGATGTTCATGGTCATCAAATCTGAAGGATATCAG GTATATGTAAACGAAAACGACCTGTACACATTCAAGCACCGTATACCACTGGAAAAAGTGTCCACCTTGAATATTGTTGGAGCGGTTTCTATGAGCATTTTTGGGTTGATTCAA AATTGGAGCAAATCCTCATTTACTACCAAAGTCAAGTCAACAATCACCAGTCTGGGAAGCTCACAGTGGGACCTGTCCACAATACAATCAAAGGCCTTACAAGCAGTGCAAAATCCT AACCTTCCATATTTGGGCCAGATCCCTGGAGGACTGAGAGAAGGCATGACCTTGTATGTGAAGGGAGTTGTTCCTAGAAATGGAGACAG GTTTTCAATCAACTTCAAGACCGGGTCTACTGATAATGATGACATTGCTTTCCACTTCAATCCCCGAATGGGCTCAAAGCTGGTCATGAACAGTCTGAAGAGCGGGAGATGGGGAGCGGAGGAATACGTCTCTGAAAACCCCTGTAAAAAGGGAGATGCTTTTGAGTTCTACATTCAGATCAAAGCTGAAGGATATCAG GTGCAATTCAGAGACCACAAGCAGAGCATGTTCAAGCACCGCATCCCTTTTGAAAGAGTGACAACAATCAACGTTCTGGGGAATGTCTCTATCAGCTTTCTTGGATTTGTCATG GGGATGTGA